A stretch of DNA from Hydrogenophaga sp. SL48:
AGGATGCCGCCGCCGCGCTGCGCCGACACCGACGAGATGCAGACGATGGAGCCGCTCTGCTGCGAGCGCATGGCGGGCAGCACGGCCTGCGACATGTAGAGCGTGCCGCGCAGGCTCACGTCGAGGATGCGGTCGTAGTCGGCGCCGGTGATCTCCAGCGTCTTGACCGGCTGGGTGATGCCGGCGTTGTTCACCAGCGTGTCGATGCGGCCGAAGGCCTGGAGCACCGCGGCGGCGGCGGCGTCGCACGAGGCTTTGTCGGTCACGTCGGCCACCAGGCCAATGTGGCCCGCGCCCAGCTGGGCGGCGGCCCCGGCCGGGTCGGCGCGTTCGAGGTCGAGGATGGCGACCTTGGCGCCCTGGGCGGCCATCAGGCGGGCGGTGGCGAAGCCGAGGCCATTGACGCCGGCACCGCCGGTGATGATGGCAACCTGGTCTTTGAGCAGCATGGGTTTTGTCTCCTGTGGGTTGAACAGCTCAGGAGTCGCACAGAGCGGGGTTGTCTGTGGTGGCACATCGCGTGCCTTGTCTCCTGTTCTTGGAGCGGATTCTGAAAGCCATGCAAGTTGATGACAAGCGATGAAATGTCAGCGTAAGATGAAGATCTGTCATTTGACGTCAGGGTTGACCCCATGGCCGCATTGCCCCCCATTGCCAACCTGCAGGCCTTCGAAACCGTGGCGCGGCGCCGCAGCTTTGCCCTCGCCGCGGCCGAGCTGCACCTCACCGCGTCGGCCATCAGTCACCAGGTGTCCCGGCTTGAGTCGCACCTGGGCATCCGCCTGTTCGAGCGCAGCGCGCACGGGGTGCGCCTGAGCCCGGCGGGCGAGCACTACCTGCTGCACGTGGGGGCCGCGCTCAATGCCATCGCGACCGCCACCGACGACCTGCGCCAGGGCATCCGCAACAGCCTGTATGTGCACTCGGCGCCCAGCATCGCCAGCCTGTGGCTCATGCCGCGCCTGCACCGCTTCGCACAGGCCTACCCGGACATCTCGCTCAACCTCTCGGCCGCCCACACGCCCAGCGACTTCGCACTCGGCCAGTCGGACATCGACATCCGCTACGGTATCCCGCAGTGGGGCGACCTGGTGGTGGAGCCCCTCTTCGAAGAAGCCATCGTGCCCCTGGCCAGCCCGGCCTTCATCCGGCAGCACAAGCTCAAGCGGGTGGAGCAGTTGCTCGAGCTGCCGCTGATCCAGAGCAATGTGAGCATCGTGCAGTGGTCCGACTGGTTCGGCCGCTTCACGAAGCTGCGGGCCCCCGACCGCTTTTCCCTGCGCTTCGACCGGGCACAGATGTCACTGGATGCCGCGACGCAGGGCCTGGGCGTGGCGCTGGAGAGCGCGATGAATGCGGGCGGCCACCTGGCCGACGGCAAGCTCAAGGCGCCGTTCGGCATGGACCAGGTCATTCGCGTGAAGGCGCACTTTGCCGTCTACCCGGAGCGCCATGCCAAGCGGCCGGCGGTCGAGGCGTTTCTGTCGTGGCTGCACAGCGAGGCGGCGAAGACCTGACCCCGCCGCCTGTGTACATTGCAGGCTCCACCAGGAGGACACCACCATGCGGGTATTTTTGATCGATGCGGACAACCTTTCCTCGCCCGCCTGGGTGGACGAGGCTTTCCAGGCGCTCGAAAACGCCGAGGGCAGCATCGCGGTGCGACGGGCCTACGGCAGCGCCGAAAACCTCAAGGGCCTGGCCGACACGCTGCGCACCTGGGCCATCCGGCCGTTCGTGAACCTGTCGCTGAGCAAGAACACCACCGACATCGCGCTCGCGGCCGACGCCATGGCGTTCGCCTGCCAGCAGCCGGCGCCTGCCATGATCGTGATCGGCTCGGGCGATGCGGACTTCTTGCCGCTGGTGGTGCGGCTGCGGGAGCGGGGCATCCAGGTGGTCTGCGTCTCCGAGGCCAGCAAGATGGCGCCCGAGGCCGTGCCGGCCTACGACCGCGTGCTGTACGTGGGCCACGCCGCGTCGGCCCGGCGGACGTCGCCGTCGCCCGCGCCGTCGCCCGCGCCCGCGAAGGCCCGTCGCGCCGCGCCCGCGGCGGCGCCGGCCACCAAGGCCGCGGCCAAAAAGGTGCCGGCCAAGAAGGCGGCCGCCCGCAAGGAAGCGCCCGCGGCCCCGCCTGCGCCGAAGGAGCCCGCGCGCAAGACCGCCGCGAAACCGGCCGCACCCGCCGACGGCCTCACGGTGTCGCGCATCCTCGCTGCGGTGCCGGCCTTCGAAGCCGGTGCCTGGCAGCCGCTGGGCGACGTGGCCAAGGCCCTGCGCGATGGCGGTTTGCTGGGCAAGAGCGCGCTGTCGACCAAGCTGTTCAAGAAGTTTCCCGAGCACTTCGAGCTCCGCCCCGGCCGGCAGCCCAACGAGGTTCGCCTCGTGTCGCCTCCGCCTTCCGTCTGAGCGCGTTCAGCGCACCGCCAGGCGACAGCTGGCGCGCAGCACCCCATGGTCAGGCCCCGGGCCGACGCTGCCCCCTTTCTTCGTTGAAGGACTCAATCCGTTTCAGTCGTGTCTGTCTGTAAGTGCCCTTGTGGCCGTCCTGCGCAGGGGAGTACGCTGATTTCCCCCTCGCGGTCGGTGCCGACCGGCAAGCCCGTGGATCGATGGCGGCGGGACCCGATGACGTCAACAACACACAGGAGACGGACATGAAGAAGAGCGGTATGGATGGTGGGCACCTGGCCCGTGGACGGTGGAGCGCGACAGCGCTCGCGGCGATGCTCTTGGTGGCCTGCGGCGGAGGTGGCGAGGGCGGCAGCGACGCGTCCGGCGACGCGGCCGTGGCCAAGCTGGCGCCTGCCGGCGCTTCTGCAGCGGGGGAGTCCTCCAGCTGCCTCAACCGGGTCAACAACACGTTCAACAAACTGCTGGAGTGCGTCACGCTCGACGGCGTGCGGCGCCACCAGCAGGCGCTGCAGACCATTGCCGACGAGAACAACGGCATCCGCACCTCGGGCACGCCGGGCTACGACGCCTCGGTGGACTACGCGGCGCAGGTGCTGCGCGACGCGGGCTACCGGGTGACCGTCACGGACTTCCAGTTCCAGACCTTCATCACGCTCTCGCCCACGGTGCTGGAGCAGGTGTCGCCCGGCCCGGCCGGCCCGCTGGCGAACAACGTCATGGAGTACTCCGGCAGCGGCGATGTGACCGCCCCGGTGACGGCGCTGACCCCCCCGCCGGGTGACGGCACCCCGGGCTGCGAGGCCGCGGATTTCGTGGGCTTCCCGGCAGGCAACATCGCGCTCATCAGCCGCGGGGCCTGTCCCTTCGCCCTCAAGGCCGCCAACGCGCAGGCCGCCGGGGCCGGCGGCGTCGTGATCTACAACAACACCGCCGGCGACCTCAACGGCACGCTGGGCGAGGCGTTCACGCTGGACATCGGCGTCACCGGGATCACCCAGGCCCTCGGCCAGCAACTGGCGGCCACACCGGGGCTGGTGCTGCGCCTGAAGACCGACACCTTCCGCGGCGAAGCGACCACCAGCAACGTCATCGCGGAGTCGCGCTCGGGTGATCCGAACAACGTGGTGATGGTGGGAGCGCACCTCGACTCGGTCAACGAAGGCCCGGGCATCAACGACAACGGCTCGGGCGTCGCGGCGATCCTGGAGACCGCGGTCCAGATGGCCAAGGTCAAGCCCCGCAACAAGCTGCGCTTCGCTCTGTGGGGCGCGGAAGAGTCGGGGCTGGTGGGCTCCACGAACTACGTGGAAGCCCTGTCCCAGGCCGAGAAGGAGCGCATCGCGCTGTACCTGAACT
This window harbors:
- a CDS encoding M28 family metallopeptidase; translation: MKKSGMDGGHLARGRWSATALAAMLLVACGGGGEGGSDASGDAAVAKLAPAGASAAGESSSCLNRVNNTFNKLLECVTLDGVRRHQQALQTIADENNGIRTSGTPGYDASVDYAAQVLRDAGYRVTVTDFQFQTFITLSPTVLEQVSPGPAGPLANNVMEYSGSGDVTAPVTALTPPPGDGTPGCEAADFVGFPAGNIALISRGACPFALKAANAQAAGAGGVVIYNNTAGDLNGTLGEAFTLDIGVTGITQALGQQLAATPGLVLRLKTDTFRGEATTSNVIAESRSGDPNNVVMVGAHLDSVNEGPGINDNGSGVAAILETAVQMAKVKPRNKLRFALWGAEESGLVGSTNYVEALSQAEKERIALYLNFDMIGSPNHVFFVYDGDDSDATGEGPGPGGSDQIEKAFESFYMQRGVPFKGTDFDGRSDYRAFIQNLIPAGGLFTGAEGIKTAAEAVTWGGTAGQPYDPCYHQACDTFANNNDTALDVNADAVAYTTLLFSMNTSTVNDQRGKGNFRMPALKPLHPVPSAN
- a CDS encoding SDR family NAD(P)-dependent oxidoreductase; amino-acid sequence: MLLKDQVAIITGGAGVNGLGFATARLMAAQGAKVAILDLERADPAGAAAQLGAGHIGLVADVTDKASCDAAAAAVLQAFGRIDTLVNNAGITQPVKTLEITGADYDRILDVSLRGTLYMSQAVLPAMRSQQSGSIVCISSVSAQRGGGILGGPHYSAAKAGVLGLARAMAREFGPENIRVNCITPGLIGTDIIKGKLTEEKKAEIAETIPLARLGRADDIAGACVFLASPLSTYCTGITLDVNGGMLIH
- a CDS encoding NYN domain-containing protein is translated as MRVFLIDADNLSSPAWVDEAFQALENAEGSIAVRRAYGSAENLKGLADTLRTWAIRPFVNLSLSKNTTDIALAADAMAFACQQPAPAMIVIGSGDADFLPLVVRLRERGIQVVCVSEASKMAPEAVPAYDRVLYVGHAASARRTSPSPAPSPAPAKARRAAPAAAPATKAAAKKVPAKKAAARKEAPAAPPAPKEPARKTAAKPAAPADGLTVSRILAAVPAFEAGAWQPLGDVAKALRDGGLLGKSALSTKLFKKFPEHFELRPGRQPNEVRLVSPPPSV
- a CDS encoding LysR substrate-binding domain-containing protein, which gives rise to MAALPPIANLQAFETVARRRSFALAAAELHLTASAISHQVSRLESHLGIRLFERSAHGVRLSPAGEHYLLHVGAALNAIATATDDLRQGIRNSLYVHSAPSIASLWLMPRLHRFAQAYPDISLNLSAAHTPSDFALGQSDIDIRYGIPQWGDLVVEPLFEEAIVPLASPAFIRQHKLKRVEQLLELPLIQSNVSIVQWSDWFGRFTKLRAPDRFSLRFDRAQMSLDAATQGLGVALESAMNAGGHLADGKLKAPFGMDQVIRVKAHFAVYPERHAKRPAVEAFLSWLHSEAAKT